The sequence below is a genomic window from Glycine max cultivar Williams 82 chromosome 20, Glycine_max_v4.0, whole genome shotgun sequence.
ctatcgatgatttttttatcttcttttataatttacacaataaatatattttttaatttattaataaatatcctTGTAACACCCGTAACCAATATGCTTGAAATTATATAGGTGAAAGTTGTATTTAAGCCTAAATGCCATTGTGTGTATATGGAAGAACTTTGATGGCACGTGATTGGCGATTTGTTGGTGAAGTTGGATCACGTGAGAGACGATCAATCGATCTTTGTTTCTGGTTTGACTGTTACGAAACGACGAAGCAttcattttgattcttttgggATCTGAATGGCGACGAGAAATCGCACTCTGCTTTTCAGAAAGCACAGAGATGCGTTGAAGAGTGTTCGGGTTCCCTCCATCTCCTCGCCGCCATTCACCGCTTCCGGCGCCGGCGGTGGCCCCGTCATCGAATTGGCCACCACCTCGTTTCTCAATCCCAATCGCTCTTACGCACCGCTAAGTACCGAGGATCCCGGCAATTCCAGGTGCGCTTCATCACATCACAGATCTTAAATATCGATGTTAATTGTTATCGTTGATCAATTGCCCGAATAGCTTTAACTTTCATAGATCCGTAGCTATTTTTATTGACTTCATTTCAGCAATTCATGAATACTTGGAggaattatatatataggaCTAGAAGTGCTCACATTTGCTCTTGAAGTTCGTCACTCGAATCATGAAGTCATACCTGGAAGGAATCAAGAATAGTATTAGTAAAGGATACATGTGATGTGGCATTATCGAGAATGAGTGTTGTGGATTAATTACAGTAGAAATGGATGTTTTTCCTTCTGAAATTGTTCACttctttgtcttttatttttcacacgCGTGTATTTTTTCTGCGAGACTTGGAAATGGCGAGTTATTCATTGTTTTAATGGATACAGTAGGGGTCCAAATGCAATTACAGTGGGGCTACCTCCGGCGTGGGTGGATTTATCAGAAGAAATATCAGCAAATGTGCAACGTGCACGCACAAAAATGGCAGAGTTGGCTAAGGCTCATTCAAAGGCTTTGATGCCATCATTTGGAGATGGTAAGGAAGACCAACGAGCTATTGAAACTCTAACACATGAGATAACTGACTTAATAAAGAAGTCCGAGAAGAGACTGCGGAGACTTTCTGCTACTGGGCCTTCTGAGGATTCCAATGTCAGGAAAAATGTGCAGGTACCATTGCAGAACTCTCACATGATGCTGATGAGATAGAGGATAGGTTTTTGCCTTTTCCCCATAATAATGAATGCGTTTTATTCAACTTGAAATCTGTTGGGCTCTTCATGAACCAAGGATGACTCTTAAATACTGCTTTTATTTTTGAGGGGTACGGAAAGGAAGTGTATCAGATAAAACTATGAAGCACCAATGCTTCCACTTACTTAAAGTATTGTATCTAATACATATCCAGTATCCCTCATACTTGGGTACCTGGCCCATACTTCATCCTCTTTGTGGCTGATGCTCAAGAGGGAATGAGATTGACACTATTCTTGTTTGTAAGGAATAGATAGTGAttaatgatgacaatgatttataatttctaTTCTTTAGTAATGTCCAAGAAGCACCCTttagttttgatttttggaattgcaattatatatttattttttctttagaagattttatatatatctatGTATATATTACATTTAGCATATCCTATATATTTTTGGAATACTCATATCATTGTATTGGATACGATATATGAAAATTGCTTTTATCATAGgagaaatgagaaagaaattaTGACGAGTGGGGGCAGTGGGAGATATAAGACTAAATAGTGCAACAAATTTCCAGCCTTTCTATTTTTCACATATGGAAATTCCATTTAAATTACTGCCTGGTGTGAACATACCATAAATCAACGGGTTTATGAACACCCTTAAGGATGTGCAGACAGAAACCTTAGTAACAATCACAATCCCATCAATAACATATACATGGGCATGCAGATGCCATTAAAGATGCATGCATTTTGCTTTCAACCAAATAATCACATCATCACAAAATTTTATCCTCCTTTTCTTTTACCAACCAAAAATTGTCATGAGAAATTGCTCAAAGGTGAAAAGGGTTGACCAATATTCTCCAATAACACCAAAAAATTTATTCCCAAGGACTGCACTTAAAACAacacatcaactgaaaaatttaCACGGTATCCTATTGCTTAGTGCTGCACAGTGAACTATAGCATGTTCCTATATACAATCTCagccaaaattaaaattatcatatgcCAACTGTAAGCTAACAGATAATCATTCCCAGTTTAGTTGACATTATTCTGGCTGTCAAGTATGCTACAGATAGAATCTACAGGTCTTATAAAGAGCACTTGGCAAGGAGGGGATGACAAAAAGGCTTAGGACCATATACTTTTATTTAGTCTATGTTCTCTCCACCCTTCTCCATATGTCTTAATGTTTGTAAAGTACTCATCAAGGCATCCTaaagttttagtgtttgattaaattaatccAAATATCTTACTTTGACTTGCATGATCGGGGCAACAGACACTAGTCATgaacatttattaattattccAAAATGCCTCAAccatttcctttctttcttagcCAGAAAGATGATAGGCTCATTTATGCATGAATTTGAGTCTATGATGGTGGCTTGAATTTCAACTGTTTAATCTTTATGTCTGAActaatgtttcatttttttcccgTCTTATTCAATAAACTTGCTACTTGTAACTTGTTgaacattttcttattttttgtactGCATGCAGCGCTCTCTTGCTACTGACCTTCAGAACCTCTCTGTTGAGCTCCGCAAGAAACAATCAACTTATTTAAAGCGCCTTAGACAGCAAAAAGAggtgagagaaaaaagagaaaagctttttgtttTACCTTTCTTCCTTTACtaacaaagaaaatgaagtttctaaattttttcctgggcgtttattttttaactggcgtagtttatttatattgaaaatttaataaaccaGAAAATAACACAACCATGCAAATAAATGTTATTGACGTTAGCTCATTAAATTCTATCCTCAATTCTCATCTAGAGTACTGTATAAAGACCGCTTCTCTCACgtcatcaatattttttctctctgttGTGGCCAAATGATCTCATGGTAAATAATATCCTTGAATTTTTGGTCTTTAATTGAGTTGAATGGTGTCGTATGATCCATGTAGCCAACCTCActtagtgggataaggctttgcTGTGGCCAAATGATCTCTTGATGTTCCTGTTCATCAGCTAACAACAAGTGAGGAAGTATACGTGCTCTTTTGCTTATAAGGAATATGTTGCTGAAGGAAATTGTACCGCCTTACCTTATTCCCTTGCTCTGTCTCTTATATGGAGATCATCTCAATTATCATGCTGTACATATTACTTAATAACTGATGGATTTTGTTTAAAGCTTttgattatcattttattatatcGCAGGGTCAAGATGGAGTTGATCTAGAGATGTTAAATGGAAGTAAATCCAGATATGAAGATGATGACTTGGATAATAtggtatttcttctttttttttgttcactttGTTTCTTGAGTACGGAGTAGGTGGGCCtatatttttatccttaccCTGTTTATTAGCTATCTATTTGCTCGAAGATTAGTTGACAAATTCTATTATTGATGTGGTCATACCCTTGTTGTAGTTGGATATATGTCAGTTGATTGCTGATGctatcaaattatttataagtaGGTATTTAATGAGCATCAAATGGCCAAGCTAAAAAATAGTGAAGCGTTCACagtagaaagagaaaaagagatcCAACAGGTAAGCAAAAGTTGGATTTATGCCCTGCTGTTAATGACTTATTTTGACCTTATGTGGTGTTCTTGATGGACTTAGAacttttttgtttgcttttatAGGTTGTGGAATCTGTGAACGAGCTTGCTCAGATTATGAAGGATTTATCAGTACTAGTCATAGACCAGGTCAGCAGATACCCTCCTGTGAGGAAGTTGACAATTTTCTTTATTCCACACTCTTTTAACCATTAACATCCTCTATATATAGGGAACCATCGTTGATAGAATAGATTACAACATTCAGAATGTTGCAACCACAGTTGAGGATGGCCTTAAACAGCTGCAGAAGGTCCTACTTTAGTTCCTTGTCTACTATTTTAATTTCGCAGTGTTACTAGCTTCCCTCTTCCCTTCTATCTTACACTCGTTATTTCATTTCCCCTATGATAATTATTTGGTTTATGGGAAGTGCAGGCAGAGAGAACTCAGAAAAAGGGAGGCATGGTAATGTGTGCTACTGTGCTTCTCATCATGTGCTTCGTCATGTTGGTTCTCTTAATCATTAAGGAAATTATTTTGTGATCGATGgtgatatttgatatatttttaatatttggccACCTCTCGTTGGTGTGACCTTTCATTTGACACCAATATCCCTTGCCTACTCGGTTGGATAGTAACACAGCTTGTCTTGGAGAAGACCAAGCGGTTTTGGAGGAGACAAACCATATTTTTTTGGTAGTATGTAGAGACCACATTGATTttcgcattttttttttttttttttgcaattgggGAGGTAGGGTGGAGTAGGTGTGTTAGAGGCACAAGAACTTTAGAGGGTTGGTGTGGTATAGTAGGAAAGGATACATAAGGTCAGAAAATGTATAGTGTTTGTATGAACCTCTACGTAAGCATTGTTTGCCTGCAGAACCGGGTGCTTTAGTTCCTTTTcatacattttcttttctttgattgaTGAAAGAATTCTGAATTTATTGATTGATGAAACCTGGGTGCTTAGTTTCTTTTCatacattttcttttccttgattTATGTGAATTCTGGATTAATTGATGAAAACTAAAAGTAGTACAGGGTGGAAGTGCGtgcataaatttaattgatcCGACCATTTATAGTAAATGATAGCTAATATTTGATTCAACTGATACGTGTATATTTAGTTGAGATTACATTTAATGAAATTTGTGACATTATGTATATGATTCTGAGGAGTACACATTCCATTAGCATTGAGTTTAACTTTTAaccaaaacaaatttatttttccattacAAAAAGCTTCaacttttcatattattatctCCACTTTCTTAATGCAAAGAGATTTCGTAGCTCAGTTGGTTAGCACCCGTTTtgcaaatttagtttttaataaagcTTTAGCTTTGAATTTTGGTTTTGGTAAACGATAATCATAAATTGACAGATAATAgatataaattaacaatttacaCAATGTCAGCCTTTTAATCACCATTTCCCTATGCAGTTTAACTGTTTAAGCCCCCTAGGCCCCTACACTACATCTATCTATCCAGCATTTCAACACCGATATTTGGTTACTAGTGGGAATTCTTTTTCTTGGTTGTCTTAGCGTTCATCAAATCCCATATGTTTAATGATTTTCTGACGAGGTCAGCTTCAGATCAGGGGTCAACATTGGAAGTATCTGGGTCAATGAGTTCACATCTACCCTGGCTCTGTGAGCTGATCCATCCACTTTAACTTCGTAGAACTCCTGAAGAGCAACAAGAGATGCTGAAGAAAGGTTTGTTCCTATATGCAAACATATGCGGAGATAAGATTTTCAAACTAAGCAGCAAGTGTTTGTGTTTGAGGaataagagagaagaagaatacCACTAGACTTGATCAGTTCACGTCCCAAAGGAAGCTCAGTGGAACAACGGATGAACTCATGGATGAGGAAAGGTGCATCAAAAGTGCGAGCAATGTGATCAACCAATAACACATATCCTCCATGTTTCTCACGGCTTTTAATGTACTGCAAAAGTATGGGAATCAGGTCTTCCATCCTAGAATAAGTTTAGGagagaacaaaattaatataatgttGGGAACATGGTGGTAAATAAGCAACTTAGAGGCTAACATGACACAGAACGTTTAAAACCAATAGATTGGTCGGTTTCTTCCACTCTTTCATCAGGGAAGCATTGTTACTATTTCGTCATGCAACCATGAATGAGTCCGATTGAGAAATTATGGAAGGATAAGAAAATTCAAGCGCCGTACTAGAATTgttgaaattttctttaaaataatagtCTTTATCAGCCCGTTTCTTGATAGAATCTTTTCTAATTTCAGTACAGTAAATACATAGTGACATTGATTCCATTAACAACAATTATTGACCGGATATATATAGGTCATGAGTCAGAGACATAACTTAATGTGGTATTTAGACAACATATATGTGTTCAGTCATAGATTTTATCTCTGCCAACAGTCCTCATTGATCATATTTGATATTTCTATCAATCCATCCtcacatccttgaaaatttgttacTTGGTGCTCATCCAACAAACTCCCTACTCCATATAAATTACAAACAGCAATGGCCAATGGCAACCAGATCTAATCCAACTGGGTGACTACATCATGATATATTTACTTATTCATGTATTAACTTTTTGTCTACATGAAgtcttttataattaatatatattacaaaaatttcaaccaataaaaaaaatatgttaaaaaaatgtgcCTAAAAATATGTTCCTAACACTTCTCAATTTTTATTGATAGTTAATTACCAATTTCTGCCTaaccaaaatataataaagactTAGCTAATActtgtaagaaaagaaaatcaaattactcacataatttattattaacctATAGTTTTAAAAAGCTAATTGAGAGAGTAGTTAAgataaataaactaattctaacttgtaaaaaatatttatttcatctctttaatttctttacttataattatttattaaaaatacctatctttttttaatttttgataccATAAAAAaccacatttttatttaaattattgtttatatttctttccaAATAAATGTCCAATAAACTGTTGTAATTCCTTCAATTTATTTTGgcactaccaaaaattacaggaaaattcaaaatatttttaaaattatcattacaaacaaaaagattttaaagattatttttcttattctacATCACATTCTCctccaacaaaataaataaatgataacaGATCAAACGAGACATCACACCACCAAAAACTATGAAGCAAATAATAcagattatttttcttattctacATCACATTCTCCTCTGCATCTAGATTCTAACTGAAATTGAAGGTAAATAATAAGAACAAgtaaagtgaaaattaaatgtttcattGACGAGAAAGAGACAAGTAAAAATAGGTTAAAAAATATAGTGCAACAGGTTCTTCcaccatttttaaaattattttcacctTATTTCTCCTCTCCCAAACATCCTATTATTTCTATCCACCATACCAAAAATGGGGTTAAAGCCATCATCAACGAGATTTTAACAGTTGGAATCCATCTCGCGTTTTCCCTCCCAGCAACATCAGGTATAAGGTCAGTGCAAACGTAAATCAAGGATTTGTGAGAAAAAATCAGGCGAGTGCATATAACTAGCATGGAACGGATAATAGCCCCGAgaataaatatatcttttgaGACTACACAATAATTGCagcatgttttcttttgaaaacataGTCCCAAGTTGAAgtactaaataaataatgtaaatgtACCGGGGCCTACATAACGTGATGAAAAATGGAACTTTGGGGTAAACGTCAACTAAAAAAGCTTACAAAGGAAGAGGATAAAAGAAAGACTCCAAAACGTTCCTTGTAACTAATGGATAGGCAGTAGCATTTGGCATTTGCCAAAAAAACCAACAATCGTAACTTTTTACTCCAATCTAGGACATAtataacaaaggaaaaaaaaatcacgagACTGAGCATTCATTAATTCTATGAAATGATCACTTGGCAGAAAGAAGACTCTAGTATTCTCTACGGTGGCAAAAAAATATAGCCACAAAGCATTTTACACCATGAGATATGAAATATCAGGCATTGCAAAAACCCAAGGCAGTCCAGCAACCATGTATTTACTTGCTGGACCTCGTACAACCCAAGGACATTAGGACAATGACAAGACGTTGACTTGTCCCCCAACTGCTGTCGTGTCATAAAGGAGGACTTCACAGATAGACCAACCAAAACTCCTGCAATTGAAGAAATTCTGAATAATCATTGAACAATTGAAGGAAACATAGAACATATGCAGACTGCCAAAACATAATTGATTAATTCCATTAAACTTTTACAGAGAAGCTAGAACAAAGCCAAAGATATAATGTTACCCCAGTAGAGCATGAATATCTTCTAATTAAAGTTGAATCCACCGGACGGCACAGCAGGAGCGTCACTGCTACCAAAGTTGAACCCTGACTGAGAAGCATCCCCTGGAGGCATAGTCTCATCTTCCTCCTCCAACCAGTATGTCTCAAGAATCTTGACCGCCTTTTCGTAAATCTCTGTGTTGTCATGACTCTGGAGGTTCTCAATTTTCTCCAATCCCTCAGCTTCATCAATCATTTGGGCATATAGATTCACATCACCAGTATTTCCTATGTTTTTATCAGCTTCTCCCACCTTCAAGATGTTTTCAAGGCCTTCCAGACAAACTGTAACAATTCTAGGATCAGGACAGATGAGAAGATCACACAAGGGCTTAATACACCCTTGGCTTACTAGGAACCTGCAAACCAGGGGGAAATAATTCATATCTtgcaaggaaaaaaattatgagatcaTATTAACCTCTTTGAGAATATTAAAAACAAGTGCTTCCCCATACTTGATTTGTTCATGAGAACCACCGGATGTAGCATTTGAGATAGCCCAAGCAGCTTCTTTCTTGATATCAAACTCAGCATTTTGAAGCAGATTGACCAAAGGAGCAATTAGATTAGCCTCAATCACAGCCTGTTTATTATCAGgaattgaagaaaatattattgcAATAAGAACTTTAAAAGTGAAAATCAAGCCTTAATTACCATAAAATGAACAAGTAACTATACCTGAATCTGCTGCTTATTACCAGCTGTGATATTGGATATGGTCCAACAAGCTTCCTTCTTGatgctttttttataattattggtCAACAGATTAAGAAGGCAAGGAAGAGCCTGGTGATTGATGATAACCTATGGGGCAAAACACTAGGTTAAAGCAAccagaaacttaaaaaaaataaatcatagaaAGCATATTTTGATACCAGACACATCATTTCCAAAATAGAAACATGAATAGGTAATCTCAGAGTAACCTATTAAATTGCACTTGACAATGGGGTCTTAAGAAACAAACTACAGATCAGAGTCATCTATTATCTCTCCCCAGTGAAAATCCATTATCTATACAGCACCAATTCAGTCAAAAGAAAGGATTGGCATATAAGCAATAGCATTAGAGTTTGATGTAATGTTTGTCTGGAGGGAAAGGGGAACAACAAACCAACAAAAATCTAGTAACCTTAAAAGCAAACATAAATTGATCAATATATcagatgacaaaaaaaaaatagatgataaacaaaaataaaaaatcacaatatATGCGCTGGACATCAATGAGAACAAGACTCCAacagtaaaaagaaaaatggagaCATTATTCTGAAGGATTGTTCATGtgtaaaacaaaaggaaaatagaaaagaatatTGCAACTTGCAATTAATAGTCATGCTATCACTGTTTTCCTTATTCTGTAATGTAGAAAGGAAAAGTAACATTACTGTACATAACAACCATAAGAGACATTCCTAAACAAAATACCTGAGTCTGCATATCATCTCCAGTGACAATATTTCCAACAGTTCGAAGAGCAGGAATTAGCACTGAAGGGGATGGGTGCCTGAATAAGAGTAGGACATTTAGTATTTGGCATTAAAATGACACATGGGAGCATATATTTTTGCATAGCCATATTCGAGAAGCAGAGTACTCACAGCAGCAGCTCAACAAGTCGGGGACAAACACCAGCTTCAATTACAGcttgaattttatcatttgtgCCATCAGAAAGATATGACAGTGCCCAACATGCATCAGTCAATACTTCTTCATCGTTTGAATGGATAAGACGGGCAAGAGCAGGAAGTGCAGGTTTAacctgaaggaaaaaaaaacagtataaTGTATGAACTgtgaaatagaaaataatagcaGCTTAAATCAATCAGTAAAAGCAGGACacatacaagaaaacaaatactgGAAAGACCAATGACTAAGC
It includes:
- the LOC100796741 gene encoding syntaxin-43 isoform X1 produces the protein MATRNRTLLFRKHRDALKSVRVPSISSPPFTASGAGGGPVIELATTSFLNPNRSYAPLSTEDPGNSSRGPNAITVGLPPAWVDLSEEISANVQRARTKMAELAKAHSKALMPSFGDGKEDQRAIETLTHEITDLIKKSEKRLRRLSATGPSEDSNVRKNVQRSLATDLQNLSVELRKKQSTYLKRLRQQKEGQDGVDLEMLNGSKSRYEDDDLDNMVFNEHQMAKLKNSEAFTVEREKEIQQVVESVNELAQIMKDLSVLVIDQGTIVDRIDYNIQNVATTVEDGLKQLQKAERTQKKGGMVMCATVLLIMCFVMLVLLIIKEIIL
- the LOC100796741 gene encoding syntaxin-43 isoform X2 encodes the protein MATRNRTLLFRKHRDALKSVRVPSISSPPFTASGAGGGPVIELATTSFLNPNRSYAPLSTEDPGNSRGPNAITVGLPPAWVDLSEEISANVQRARTKMAELAKAHSKALMPSFGDGKEDQRAIETLTHEITDLIKKSEKRLRRLSATGPSEDSNVRKNVQRSLATDLQNLSVELRKKQSTYLKRLRQQKEGQDGVDLEMLNGSKSRYEDDDLDNMVFNEHQMAKLKNSEAFTVEREKEIQQVVESVNELAQIMKDLSVLVIDQGTIVDRIDYNIQNVATTVEDGLKQLQKAERTQKKGGMVMCATVLLIMCFVMLVLLIIKEIIL
- the LOC102663053 gene encoding exonuclease DPD1, chloroplastic/mitochondrial-like, with product MEDLIPILLQYIKSREKHGGYVLLVDHIARTFDAPFLIHEFIRCSTELPLGRELIKSSGTNLSSASLVALQEFYEVKVDGSAHRARVDVNSLTQILPMLTPDLKLTSSENH
- the LOC100797267 gene encoding importin subunit alpha-2; translated protein: MSYRPSGNSRTEVRRNRYKVAVDADEGRRRREDTMVEIRKNRREESLQKKRREGFQPQQIPASVHSSLVEKKLEHLPSMVTGVWTDDNNLQLEATTQFRKLLSIERSPPIEEVIQTGVVSRFVEFLMREDFPQLQFEAAWALTNIASGTSENTKVVIDHGAVPIFVKLLASPSDDVREQAVWALGNVAGDSPRCRDLVLSHGALLPLLAQLNEHAKLSMLRNATWTLSNFCRGKPQPPFDQVKPALPALARLIHSNDEEVLTDACWALSYLSDGTNDKIQAVIEAGVCPRLVELLLHPSPSVLIPALRTVGNIVTGDDMQTQVIINHQALPCLLNLLTNNYKKSIKKEACWTISNITAGNKQQIQAVIEANLIAPLVNLLQNAEFDIKKEAAWAISNATSGGSHEQIKFLVSQGCIKPLCDLLICPDPRIVTVCLEGLENILKVGEADKNIGNTGDVNLYAQMIDEAEGLEKIENLQSHDNTEIYEKAVKILETYWLEEEDETMPPGDASQSGFNFGSSDAPAVPSGGFNFN